The genomic DNA TTTCACGCACCCAGATTTCCAGCCTCCAGCAACACTATTCTCAATAGCCCGTAGGAAGAGAAATCCCAACACGGAGAATATTAAAATACTCACTTGTCTACAAGGCCTGATAAATATTTATCTGCCACCCGCCTGATCCTTTTATGGATGTGGTTGAAATTCACCAGCAAGAACTGCGCGTGTCTCTCCAGCTCCTCTTCGTTCTCTTTCGTTTTCGGCTAAAGAAGACCAAGAAAGCCATCACAAATACACTTGCCTGCGTCTTTGTTGCCTGTAATGTATCGATCTCTGCAGCCCCAGTGAGACCAAGTTAAGCCCTGCCCGCTAAGACGATCTTTTGCCAATGACTGGGTCAAATTCCCAACTACTCACTGCCAGACCAGCGCCTGGAAAAGGCCACGCAATCACTTTGGAcattcattgctgctgttaaGGTGGCCAGCTCTCCAGAACTACCCCTGCAGGAATATAGCAGCACGGGAGATCTCTCTGCTCTCCCTGAACGTCATTTCTTTTTGAAGCAGACAAGATATCAGGTGGTGTAACAGGATGATAGCGGCCTCTCTGCTCCACCCCAGCCCTGGCTGAAACTCTAAATACGCTAAATCCATGCATCTAACAGCTTCTGGCCAGCTcaaggataacttcatggaggagaggtctatcaacggctactagttggagggctatagaccacctccactcttgagcaccagttgcaggggagtcacagcaggaaagagggcatgcgtGCTTCTAgtagcacctggtgggccactgtgtgaaacaggatgctggactagatgggcctccttgggcctgatccagcagggctgttcttatgttcttaaggctatTAGGAGATTAGAAGCccatcccatacaaaaaagtccctgggcggttttcTGTTTCTAGACGTTTAGCAACACAAAAAACTACTATTAAATTTGATCGATCGTGTCACAGGAACGGAAatgaaaactgaaactgaatgtCCTCGAAGGACGACTCCAGTTCACTGCTACTTTCACCCTTTCCTCCTCTGTGCAAAATTTCACCCTCatcgtttggggacagggatgaaGCAGGGGTGGCTTCCATTTTATTCCCCGCTACCTCAAGTAACTTACTTTGTCAGCCATCATGCTGAGGAAAGCTTCAAACACCTTGTCGGCCACCGCTATTACACACTGCATCATACCTGGAAGGAGGAAATATTGCAGCATTTGAGAAATACCAGCCCATTAAAAATAATCAGATTCCACTCTCAGCACCACTAACGTTCTGCATCACTCATACCTctgtcctcacacacacacccctactaatTTCTACTGGGTTTCCATCGCAGAAGCGTGTCCAGGAACACAGCTTCAGGGCAAGTGAAGTCATCACATTTTTTTCACGCACGAGAGAGGCATTCCTCTTTCCAAATGCCGGGTTTCACAGATCTGCGTAAGTCCGTTTGTGACTAAGCCACAGTTTAATCTTGTTTATCTGCATATACTGGCAGGATTCCTGCATCTATCAAAACCATGGCATCTCAGCCAACCATTATTCACCGCTGGAACAAAATCAACAGTTTCTCTGTTCTCCATCTTGTTTATCCGTAAGAACTCGGACTGCAGTCAAAATTTCATGGGAGTAATCTGGACAGATCTTTCCCAAATGGCTGAATTCTTCGTATTATTTTTAAACGGGTTTCTGGGGTAAAAGAGCCTAATTTTATAGTTCCCATACCACAAATATAAAGCCTAGAACCGATTCATTGCAACATCAGTATCAAAAGGCATCTGCTATAGCAAAGTCAAGATATCTTTTGCTttacactaggaacataggaagctgtcttatatcaagtcagaccattatatctctctcagccctttcctggagatgccagggagggaacttggaaccttctgcatgcaagcaggcaggtgctcttcccaaagcggcctcattacctaaggggaatatcttacagttcttacacatgtagtctcccattcaaatgcaaaccagggcagaccctgcttagcaaagggaacaattcatgcttgctatctcaagaccagctctcctaggaaTAGCCAACTGATGTCTCATGGGCCAAAGCAATTTTACCTGGCAGGAAAATATTTTTACTTAACCTGGGGCCTGATCTCATAATTGAAActgaataaaagaaatgaaatgaaatatgctCCATAACTGTGAAGCCCTTTATTGCTAAGCCAAAACCAGCTGTATTAAGGAGCCCGATCATCCGTAagggcagcgttccctctaacagggaatatcagatgttgtggactacaactcccataatccccaagcaaaagccattgcagctgggtatgctgggatttgtagtcaacatctggtaatccctgttagagggaacactacgtAAGGCGGTCTGTAGACTGGCCTCCAGAAGGCTGTCTAGAGCAGTGGTTACCAACCTAgggttgccagatgttgctggccatgGAGGCTGCAGtggatggaaattgtagtccaacatctggggatacaAGGTTGGGTATCCCCGGCTCTAGGGAACGGAACCACTCTCAGGAATACAGACGTTGCCCCTCGCTGCCTTTATATTTATTAAGGGCCTTCTTTAGCTCTGCATTCTTAGGATGCAGGTGTGTTTTCTTCCATTTGGGCCAGGTGGGACGCAGAGCCCCTGGAAAGCTAATAGGGCTTCAGCTCCTGAAAATACCCccaaattatgcaaattatgtccCTGGGCTCAGCAACCAAGAACTGGCCATTTAGCTCAGGAAAAACAAGATCTATACAGCCTTACCCGATTTGTCCTTTTGAATGGCTTTGTCCTCAAAGTAACAGAACATCACCTGAAAGCGATCTGGGTCTGTGGAACGCAACACCCTAGAAGTGCAGGAATCAGGACATGCATTTCACACAAATACAGGCGAGACAATATAGCCTATATGTTCACATGTATTGCTTTAAATATCTGTTCACAGCAGATATTAAAGCAGTGCTCTTCCTtatgtgttggggtgtgtgtgtgtgtgtgtgtgtgtgtgtgtgtgtgtgtgtgtgtgtgtgtgttaggagaGAGAGACGTCTTACTGAGTCTTCACAGACTTTTTCAGTTTTTATTCACAAGTGCAGAATATTTCTGAAAGCATCTGATCAAAGGACGAATGGAAGATCATGAATATCAGTGGGGCTTTTGGCATTCAGTTTCACAGGATATGGACCTAAAACCCTGTGCCAATTAACCATGTGCCAAATCAGTTTCTTTCCTTCATTATTTGAAAAAGGTGAGAATACACAAAATGCCAGAAAttagacacagtggccaacattcagactaatgctgcacacatGGAAAAACATTTCCATGTTTTCCCACatagaaaatgaaatgaaatgaaatcaatcaaataaatgcgCACAaagggaaaggggtgattttcactgatatccttttccctcttcagcccaCATATCTCcggaaaatatgtccttgagagttgcaggaccttcagggacatatttccaggaggcacaggcagctgcagagggaaagggagatcagtgaaaatggcCTCTCCCTCGTCACACGAGTGGAACGTTTCTCCATGTGTGCAATGtgactctggatgtcagcctacgAAGCCACAAGGAGGATGTGAGAGTTCGGATGTAAGAGTTTACCTCATGCATTCTAGACGGTACACAGACAGCAGGTAGGTAGACATGGCAAAGTCCAACTTATTGATCAGGGCAGACACTTCTGGAGGAGGATCCAAGAGATTGATGATGGTGCTCCGCAGTTCACCCAGTTCAGCCTAAAGGCAAAACCAGCCATCCCGTCATGGGGAGCCTCTCCAAACTAGCAGCAGTATGCCTTCTGCTGCTGGTCTATTCTGTACCTTACTGATTGCCAAAGAAGTGACCGGGGAGGATCTACCACTGGGTCATTGTGTTCGGAGGCGCCAGGGCCTTTGTCACCAGTGGCAAAGAGATGGCATGCTGGCGAATTACagcttccatgttccctccctggcagcatctccaagaaagggctgagagagattcctgctgtcaaccctggagaagccgctgcccgtctgggtagacaatactgagctagatggaacaagggcctgactcagtatatggcagctgcctctgttcctatgacatcaCCACCCAGTGACATGTGCTGGGCGGTGGCATCATTAGCCGTGTGCTATCTGTTTGCCACCGGCgatgcgggcgggcgggcggaaggaggcgggcgggcgggtggctgTGGAGCtgtagtggctcatcctaaggagCTAAGGAGGTGCCAAAGGAGGTAGCAAAGGAGGTAGCTtgggttgcttctctctctccctccccacccatcagctgcgctgcctgcaggctggccactcatcaggtagAACAGCTTGGTGAACCACAAAgctttacctgatgaatggccagcctgcagaggGGAGCTGCCgggaaacagaggcagctgcgccgCCTTTGGCAACCTCCCTTGTGAGTTGCTACTGcggtggagggggaggcaagagacTAGCAGCGGGAGTAGCCAAAAATTCTAGCCACTTCCATCTAGTCTGTGGCTGTGCGACCGGAAgtggcagaaggaggaggaactTACGGACGTCACGGTGTCGTTTTTCATGGCCGAGTTGTACTGGAGGACAGAACGAAGAGGCTCTTTGCTGGGGAACGTCAGCAGCGGGGACTTGGTGGCGATTTCACAGACACCCTCGTACCACTCTTCCGGCCAAAGACCTGAAGCGGCAATTGGGAAGTCGGGGGGAGTCATTTTCCATTACAGATCACGATTTTACCTCCATAAAACTAGTTGCGTCCACATGGCCTGATTTCTAACTAGGCTCCAACAGAATATTGTGAGTGaattgtttatttctttatttggtttatataccgccccctccaaaaatggctcaaggcggtttacaacaaataacaacaattaaaatcaattaacagttaaaatcaacaactaaaccaattaaacaattaaaatcatttaaacatttaaatcacCCAAGAACAGCATGAGAAATTttaaccatgaatctaattaaaaacccaggtgaataaatgtgtcttcagtgccttttaaaaagttgccagagatggggaagctcttatttcaacagggagcgcgtcccaaagtccaggggctgcaatgaagaaggcctgttcccgagtagccaccaaatgagttggcgacAACTGTgaacgaacctctccagatgctcttagcaggcggtggggctcatggcgaagaagaccttctcttaaatacccagggcctaagctgtttagggctttataggtaatcaccagtaccttgtattttgcccagaaacgtgtCAGCAGCCAGTATAATTCTTTCAAcccaggagtgatatggtctctcctagatgacccagagaccaacctggccgctgcattctggaccaactgcaatgtccggactatgtacaaaggctgccccacattgcagtaatccagcctagaggttaccagaacaAAATTATGCTTTTGTTCTGACTGCAAGCTGCCTTGTGTGCTCCCTGAGTAGAAAAGTGGGGTAAAAATCTTGACATAAAGATGAATCAAAAAGATTCCGGCTTGGTTTGAAGTCGGGTGTGAAACCTGGAGTTGAATTCTCAAAACACATGAGTTTCACTGAACTGGGCAAGATGTACCACCTTAAGAAcacagaacagaggaagctgccttcgaccgagtctaaccatcggtccatctagctcagtattgtctgcacagactggcagtggcttctccacagaGGCAGGTAggaggctctccaaggtctgtttggagatgccagggagataacctgggaccttctgcatgcgagcagatgctctaccaccgatctacggccccattccctaagggaacgagggaatatctttcagctgacagcgctcacatgcagtcacccatccaaatgcaaaccagggtggaccctgctcagcaaaaggGACCAGCCCTCCTCACCAATGAATGCTGTCAGAAGTGGGACAATGTCCTTTTCCTAGTAAAAGGAGGAGTCTTCGAACTACCTGAGCCTTCTACCGCAAATCCCATGAGCACGGAATACAGCCAGAAATCGCGGAAAAGCTTCTGCAATCTGGGCTTCGCTTCCTTGATGGGTGGCAAGCGTCTGGTCAGCTGGCGAGAAAACAAAATCAACAGGGAAAATAAGAGACTAGTGATCATCTGTGATGCCAACCCAGGTTTGCTGAAGAAACCTTAGTTCAACTAACCCATGGTTTCATGTGATGCCTGAATCTGCCCCATATAATAATGTGATGGGGCAAAAGTGTACCATGGTTATGAGTCAAAAGAAGAAAGGCTTGATTCTAAAGGATTGCTGAACATGTACTGGTTTCAGATCCTGCAGTTTATTACTGTTAGGCCTCAGTGTGAAACGACAACTCATCAAGGAATGGCAAAATGGAATTCAGGAAAAAGAGTTAATCCACAAGACTTCGGATTTGCCAACAATGGTCAAATCTGCTCAGTTAGGGCTTCTCAAATGTGGGACTCCAATccagttattggactacaactcccatcatccccagtcacaatggcaacaccctttgtggctggggataatgggaatcatagtccaacaccatctggaggCCCACGTTTGAGAAGCCCTGTGCGAAATCACGGAGAGGTTTCATTCATCCTTAATGGGTCACATCACATGTATGGTAAGAAGGAAGACCTTTTTTTCACCCCAAATACAAactaaaaatcttttaaaaaataaaataaaaacattcaaGAAGTGGAAAGTCAATTGGCAAGGACAGCCAAGCAGGCGACAGGATTTTAGCTGACAAGATAAGTTTAGCAGTGATTGATTTACAGCCTATTTACTTTAGGACATACCCAATGCTGCTAGCCTCAAAGTTCATATTTCACCGTTTTCATCTGCCTTCACTGGAGAGACTTTTGCAACCATCCTGctcagcagcaatacaggaggtAAGAGACATTTCTATCTTTTGAGACGGACTAGCTTCAGAAATAACATTCCTGAACTAAGGAGCCGTGTATTGGGCTACAATAAAacaggagagagaaaacaaacccTCTGGGAAAGGTCTCGGTATGAAAAGGCTGGGATACATTAATGACAACATCGGAAAAGGGTATTTAATAACAACAACCGTTCCAAGACGATTCGAAGGAACAAACTAGTGAGGCTAAAAGGGTTGTTTCCCCTTAGCAAAGGGCTCACTGAAACGTGGAAGGAAAATGGGAGGATTTAGTTCCCAAGGTATTTTTTTACTTTTATTTGTTTCcaatgtattcattttaaaattaatcttatTTGTTATGGACCTGCTTCTCTTGGGGCTTTGCCTAGTATTTAAAGTTAAAAGGCTGAAGTTTTATAAGCATTTTCTCAATAAGGAGAAGAGACTTGAATCCAAGGAGATAGAGGTAGCTGCTCCTGCACAGACGTCTTCCAATTCCCTCTTCCCCAACCCCCCAACAAGCCCTTCAAAGCCCCTGAAGGTCAAAAGGGACCTCCAGGGGTGCTCACACCCGAGGGCAACAGGAGACAACATTCGTGCGAACGCCATTTGTGTGCGCGCATGGGCTTCTCTAGTTCCGAGCCATTCATATCCCCAAATATTTCAAAATCTCAACTGGAAGACGGCACTCCCTTGTCAAACTTCAGCAGTTAAAATTGTGATTTGCCGTCCAAATTAATCCAAGCGGAGGGTTCAGTGCAAAGAAagataaaaaggtaaagtgtgccgtcgagtcggtgtcgactcctggcgcccacattttgtggttgtctgtggcagaatacaggaggagttgaccattgccatctcccacgcaatacgagatgatgcctttcagcatcttcctagatcactgctgcctgagagaggtttttcccatattctgggaaacacaccagcagggattcgaaccggcaaccttgggcttgctaatcaagtcgttTCCTCGCTGCGCCTTACCTTTAAagaatggtaaaggtaaagtgtgccatcgagtcggtgttgactcctggcgaccacagaaagGTAGGGGCAATTCAATCGCTGTGAAGACAGAGGATTTAATGTGTAGACTTGTGTGCTTCAGTGCCACTTTTATGAGACTACAGTAGGGTGACCCAACTTTACTCCTCCACTGCTGTTGGACTACCGTTCCCAGGCactgtggccagtagtcagggatgatgggagttgtagtccaacatttgcaggagggcccagGTCTATAGGATTCCCAAGAGGTAATGTTTCTGGGCTTCAAATGGCTTTTAAGGGAGCCTGGTGAATTCATTTGAAGGTAGAAAACCTATAGGTCGGGCTTTGTCACCAgcctagatcagtggttcccaaccagggttcctccaggtgttgctaaactacaactcccagcaaccccagctACAAGAGCAACGGGCCTAGATGTACAGGGGCATACAGGAGAAGCAACCATTCACAGACACACCATCTTTCCCATGAGCAAAATAGAATAAGGTAGTTGTTGGAATCTGCCCAAACTTCTCCTTGGTTGCAATAAGCAGCTGCATGGGTTAAATTTTTCCCCACTTGCCTACATAATCTCTTCCAAAATTAAGGAATACGTCCAATCACCTCTTCTCTCCCCAATCTCCCTCTTTCAAGTTCCTCCAGTTGCTTTCTTTTGAAGAAGATCAGCATGGGTGATGCTTGAACATGATGACTTTATTATTTCAGTTTCTAGGCTGCTTTTtgctaacaacagcaacaacaacgaAGTCCCTTACACTAAttaaaagcacaataaaacaAGTTAGAGCacaacagcaaaaacaacaattatttcagctccatcccctcctaaagattaaaataaatgaaaatgtttCCAGGCATTCGGATGCTGGGCAACCTCTGGTTGGCAATGTGTCAGCCCGAGATTGTCACAGGAACTTCAAAGCTGGATTACAAATGTCAGCTCGAAGTTGGGTTGGCGCATTGCCAGCTGGAAATCACCGCCGCTTCCCCCTCACAACATGCTCCGCGGGGAATCTCCAATTCCTGCCTAACCGGCATTGCCACGGTTGTGAGAACTGGCCCCGAGTAACtgagttaggatgtcagccacagaatcTACTGTTACTAGAACCTAGTAGCATACCACCTTACTGTGAAATGCCACCAGTGGTACGTGCATCATTGGTTGAAAAGCACTGTTATAAGAGAGATTCTTGTAAGCGTGCAAGCTTCCTGGCTCCAGAGTATCTAACTGTGACGTTTTGAACCTTCCAGCTTTGCGCTTGTCAAGATGAAGCTAGAGTTTCGCTCCGCAGTTTTTTCGCTCACCATCACATTTGTGCTGTGTGGAATCAAAGACCTCCACCAGCATTTTGAACACCTTGGCCAAGCTCAGCCACACAACCCCCGTGGATTCGGTAACGGAACCCTGAGCATGGCCCATCTCCCACCTGAGTTCCATCAGGAGAATACAGTGACCAATGACTTAAGCGTCGAAGGAGACGACGACTACGAATACCAGGACTGGGAAAAACTACTGAGCGAAGACTACTTTGACATCATCGATCCAGATAGCCCTCTGGAATTTAAACAAGGGAATATTCTCGAGCTCTTCCAAGGGAAGACGAGAATCCAGCGTCTTAACATTCTCAACGCCGACTTTGGCTTCAATCTCTACCGGAGCCTGAAGGACCACGTCAGCTCCACAGACAACATCCTTCTTGCCCCCGTCGGCATATCCACAGCCATGGCTATGATTTCGTTGGGACTGAAAGGGCAGACCCAGGAGGAAGTGCTGGACACCCTCGGCTTCAGGGACTTTATGAACGCCAGCTCCAAGTATGACATGACGACCGTCCATAGCCTCTTCCGTAAGCTCACGCACCGGCTCTTCAGGAGGAATTTTGGCTACACGCTCAGTTCAGTCAATGACCTTTACATTCAGAGTTCATTCCCCATCCTGAGCGAGTTCCGGAACAACCTGAAACTGTTCTATTGCGCCAAGGCTCAGTCGGCCAACTTCTCAGACCCAACTTTTGTCGCTAAAGCCAACGAGCAGATTTTGAAAAATACCAAGGGATTAatcaaggaagcactggtgcacgTGCACCCCACCACCCTTATGATGATCCTCAACTGCCTTTACTTTAAAGGTAATGGAACAAGGAAAAGATGGTCTTTCCCACATGCATAATTATATGTTTATGTTTCCTCTTGAGGAGCATATCTGCAACTAGGCGGATGTGTTTGCAGAACAGAAACCATACCAGGCCCCCCAAAAAGAGGGCCACTGAGGGTCACTCACCTGCTGTTCCCGCTGTTCAGCTTCATCCCACCCACTAaattcatcccacccacccactaaaTTCACATTCATTGCACAGGCTGGCTTGGGAAACTTTCCTGGCCATGGCGCCAGGACATGACCTCATTATTCTGTGCCATGGCAGGGAGAGCTTCGCAATCTGGCCTGCGCGAATGAATGTGGATACAGTACTGCAGCCATGGAGGAGGCAGGTAATCTAGGGGGAAGGTAGGCAGGTGGGTGGaaagctgtggtggtggcagtggcaaccCGGCAAAAACATTCAAAGTTGGGTTGTCATCAACGTCGCTATGCCACGGCTTCTCTCAGTTATATGTTTAATGGGATAATGGGActggagctcagtggaagagcatctgcttggaatgtagaaggccccagtttcagGATTCCTCCTAATAGgaattcccagacgttgtggagtttgattgattgattaagtgctgtcaagttggtgttgacttttagcaaccacatagatagatcctctccaggatgatctgtcttcaacttggcctttaagctctcagTGGTGCCATCACTGCTGtcgtgattgagtccatccacggtgctgctggtcgtcgtcttcttctctttccttcaacttttcccagcattactggcttctcaagggagctggcttTTCACATAACATGTCCGAAGCAGGATAGTTTGAGCCGGGTCATTTCTCGGAAACTGACATTTGCACAGATCATTTCTGTACGATTCTTGATAAGTAATTTGGACCAAACCTGGCACTGAGACAAGCCTTCAGCCATCTAAATGCTTAGATTCTCCGATATAAATATGGAGATACTTGGAGCCACTACTATAGAGATGTAACTTGTCCACAtagaactccaactcccatattccccagccaaaggtcattgtagttggggatgctggagttgtagtgaacaacatctgggagagggaacactgtccaagttccctctctggcagcatctccaggttggactgggagagactcctacctaggggagctgctgcctgtcagtgcagacgagggctgcacaactcaggccctccagctgttactgcACTGCGACGCCCATaatcccataacccccaactgagggccactggggctggggattatgggaattgaagtccaataacatctggggacccaaggttgagaatccctggtctacatggtctgatttggtctaggtgaacataggaacataggaaattgccatatactgagtcagaccattggtctatctagctcagtattgtcttcacagactggcagcggtttctccagggttgcaggcaggaatctctctcagccctatcttggagatgctgccagggagggaacttggaaccttctgctcttcccagagcggcttcatcccctgaggggaatatcttgcagtgctcacatatcaagtctcccattcagatgcaaccagggcagaccctgcttagctatggggacaagtcatgcttgctaccacaagaccagctctcctctccaggtggACCaggctagatcgaccaatggtctggcttggtcaAGGACACCTTGCTAGGCTCCTATGTTTAATTCCCAGACTCTGTGTTTTTGAATGTGACGGGATTTTCACTATGTTACCAGGGACCTGGGAAACCAAATTTCCAGCAGAAATGACCCACATGCACTCTTTCCGCCTGAACGAGAGAGAGACGGTGAAGGTGCCCATGATGCGAGTCAAGAGCAACTTCCTGGCCGCTGTAGATAATGAGCTGGACTGTAGCATTCTGCAGCTGCCGTACGTGGGCAACGCCAGCATGCTGATCGTGTTGCCCAATAAGCTAGCCAGCATGAAGACCCTGGAGAAGCAACTGACGCCGCAGGTGGTGGAAAGGTGGAGGAAGAGCATGACCAACAGGTAAATCGGTGGCTGGGTATTTGGCTGCTTTCCTTGTGGCCCCAAACACCACTAGGAGTACGGTCTGCTAGTGTTGCCTGGatcagggattcctagatgtggctgactacacctcccataatccccagccaaaggcaagtgcagctggggatgatgggagttgtgggcaaTGCCGTCTGGCGATCCccgttacagggagcactgccgTGGTGGCACAGAGATACGGCGCATGGTGGGCGCCAGAGGGTTTAACACAGGTCACGctggaacataggacgctgccatatactgagtcagaccattggtctatctagctcagtattgtcctcacagactggctgcagcttgtccaagattgtaggcaggagtctctctcagccctgttttggagatgctgccagggagggaactgggaacctt from Hemicordylus capensis ecotype Gifberg chromosome 15, rHemCap1.1.pri, whole genome shotgun sequence includes the following:
- the SERPIND1 gene encoding heparin cofactor 2 yields the protein MKLEFRSAVFSLTITFVLCGIKDLHQHFEHLGQAQPHNPRGFGNGTLSMAHLPPEFHQENTVTNDLSVEGDDDYEYQDWEKLLSEDYFDIIDPDSPLEFKQGNILELFQGKTRIQRLNILNADFGFNLYRSLKDHVSSTDNILLAPVGISTAMAMISLGLKGQTQEEVLDTLGFRDFMNASSKYDMTTVHSLFRKLTHRLFRRNFGYTLSSVNDLYIQSSFPILSEFRNNLKLFYCAKAQSANFSDPTFVAKANEQILKNTKGLIKEALVHVHPTTLMMILNCLYFKGTWETKFPAEMTHMHSFRLNERETVKVPMMRVKSNFLAAVDNELDCSILQLPYVGNASMLIVLPNKLASMKTLEKQLTPQVVERWRKSMTNRTRDITIPRFKLDKSYDLIAHLKTLGIRELFTPNGNYSGISAEQIIIETFRHKGTIIVNEEGTEAASVTSVGFMPLSTQIRFMVERPFLFLIYEHRTSCLLFMGRVANPSKS